Proteins from a single region of Xyrauchen texanus isolate HMW12.3.18 chromosome 7, RBS_HiC_50CHRs, whole genome shotgun sequence:
- the LOC127646489 gene encoding fidgetin-like protein 2 — MMQWASEWAEQHYDVSSTTSPPVHPKPLTYTQPSRPGFSGYNDDISALSASSLLKRYAERYSFTSAIPEHGTFLRSEQNQETWPLGYSVEGPPGLDAFKGTLGTGSDLPEQQYSGGPTSQDFTSQHLLPKPCYLPSPAFALPSAYLPPTPGYAYPQQCNLTASYPHSTPSLLPSGLHTPTPLNPTASSHSSAELPRNRKFGFDQPKTARVSPYTIREKGDQQTSDGGSVNESCGTDIQSYRPERLSTQFDLDTDSVGKTSHLRHVETQSYGAPGQCTYP; from the coding sequence ATGATGCAGTGGGCATCTGAGTGGGCGGAGCAACACTATGATGTCTCCTCTACCACATCACCTCCGGTTCACCCTAAGCCCCTCACGTATACCCAGCCTAGCCGTCCTGGGTTCTCAGGCTACAATGATGACATCAGTGCCCTCAGTGCCTCTAGCTTGCTGAAGCGCTATGCTGAGAGGTATTCCTTTACCTCTGCCATACCAGAGCATGGGACTTTCCTGAGAAGTGAGCAGAACCAAGAGACATGGCCTTTGGGATACAGCGTGGAAGGACCCCCTGGTTTAGATGCATTTAAAGGGACTTTGGGGACTGGAAGTGATCTTCCAGAACAGCAGTACAGTGGTGGTCCCACATCTCAGGATTTCACTAGTCAACATCTGCTCCCCAAACCATGCTATCTTCCTTCTCCAGCATTTGCATTGCCATCTGCATACTTGCCCCCCACACCAGGCTATGCTTATCCTCAACAATGCAATCTGACTGCCAGTTACCCCCATAGCACCCCTTCTCTGCTGCCCTCAGGCCTACACACACCGACTCCTCTGAATCCCACTGCCAGCAGCCACAGTTCGGCTGAACTTCCACGCAACAGGAAGTTTGGCTTCGACCAACCCAAAACTGCCAGAGTGTCACCGTACACGATCAGAGAAAAGGGCGATCAGCAGACCAGCGATGGTGGAAGCGTCAATGAAAGCTGTGGGACAGACATCCAAAGCTACAGGCCAGAAAGACTTTCCACTCAGTTCGATCTTGACACAGATTCGGTGGGTAAGACCAGTCATCTACGGCATGTAGAGACACAGTCTTATGGAGCTCCAGGACAGTGCACATATCCCTAA